The Corynebacterium renale genome includes a region encoding these proteins:
- a CDS encoding Rieske (2Fe-2S) protein, protein MSDTHTAPACSRRLFLVGSATTFAGILAAACGSTSTEEVAATDVPVGSAIIVGDFIIAQPTAGEYRAYSVICPHQNSRITEVEGSTVRCTNHNSIFDIATGKVLEGPARDGLTPAQTDASGGTVTVTG, encoded by the coding sequence ATGTCTGACACTCACACCGCCCCCGCCTGCTCCCGCCGCCTCTTCCTCGTCGGCAGCGCAACCACCTTCGCCGGAATCCTCGCCGCCGCATGCGGCAGCACCTCCACCGAAGAAGTCGCCGCCACCGACGTACCCGTCGGCTCCGCCATCATCGTCGGCGACTTCATCATCGCCCAACCCACCGCAGGGGAGTACCGCGCCTACTCCGTCATCTGCCCGCACCAAAACTCACGCATCACCGAAGTCGAAGGCTCCACCGTCCGGTGCACCAACCACAACTCCATCTTCGACATCGCCACCGGCAAAGTCCTCGAAGGCCCCGCCCGCGACGGCCTCACCCCCGCACAGACCGACGCATCCGGCGGCACGGTCACCGTCACCGGATAA
- the trpA gene encoding tryptophan synthase subunit alpha, whose translation MSRYENMFRALSAAEKPSGAFVPFLMLNDPSPEESMEIIRTVIAAGADALELGVPFSDPVADGPTIQKAHIRALAGGATVDKCLAQIRQIRSEFPDIPIGMLIYGNVPFTRGVDKFYTEFHEAGADSVLLPDIPVREGVPFASAAVEAGVDPIFIAPAQASEEVLRGVAAHSKGYIYAISRDGVTGAEKESSTTGLADVVTNASKFGGAPVLLGFGISTPQHVADAIAAGAAGAITGSAISKIIERYLVDAPERESFSEHDLPAQKVSDMEGLKKELSEYVSAMKAATSK comes from the coding sequence ATGTCGCGCTACGAAAACATGTTCCGCGCACTGAGCGCGGCCGAAAAACCATCCGGAGCATTCGTCCCCTTCCTCATGCTCAATGACCCATCGCCGGAAGAATCGATGGAGATCATCCGCACCGTCATCGCCGCCGGAGCAGACGCCCTCGAACTAGGCGTCCCGTTCTCCGACCCAGTCGCTGACGGCCCAACCATCCAAAAAGCTCACATCCGAGCACTGGCCGGCGGGGCGACCGTCGATAAGTGTCTTGCCCAAATCCGCCAAATCCGTTCAGAGTTCCCCGACATCCCGATTGGCATGCTCATCTACGGCAACGTGCCATTCACCAGGGGAGTGGACAAGTTCTACACCGAATTCCACGAAGCCGGCGCCGATTCCGTCCTCCTGCCAGACATCCCCGTGCGCGAAGGCGTCCCCTTCGCCTCAGCCGCGGTAGAGGCCGGGGTCGACCCCATCTTCATCGCCCCAGCGCAAGCATCCGAAGAAGTCCTACGCGGCGTGGCCGCACACTCGAAGGGCTACATCTACGCCATCTCCCGCGACGGCGTCACCGGCGCCGAAAAGGAATCCTCGACCACCGGGTTGGCGGACGTAGTCACGAACGCCTCCAAGTTCGGCGGCGCGCCAGTGCTGCTAGGCTTCGGCATCTCCACGCCCCAACACGTAGCCGACGCAATCGCCGCCGGGGCAGCGGGAGCGATCACCGGATCGGCAATCTCCAAGATCATCGAACGCTACCTTGTCGACGCGCCGGAACGGGAATCGTTCTCCGAACACGACCTGCCCGCGCAAAAGGTTTCGGACATGGAAGGGCTGAAAAAGGAACTTTCAGAGTATGTTTCAGCCATGAAGGCGGCAACCTCTAAGTAG
- the trpB gene encoding tryptophan synthase subunit beta: protein MTNPFNGDTDAAAGGKTILPAYYGDFGGQYVAESLIPALDQLEAAFVEAWNDPEFMAEYRRLLRDYLGRPTPITECSNLPLPADSSGAKSNKAGNVRIFLKREDLVHGGAHKTNQVIGQILLAKKMGKKRIIAETGAGQHGTATALACALLDMECVIYMGAKDVERQQPNVYRMRLHGATVVPVDSGSGTLKDAVNEALRDWTATFHTSHYLLGTAAGPHPFPRIVKDFHRVISEEAKAQMLERTGRLPDVVTACVGGGSNAIGMFADFIDEDGVELVGAEPGGLGLDSGKHGATINNGQIGILHGAKSYLMRNSDGQITESYSISAGLDYPGVGPEHAYLHDSGRATYVGITDAEALQAFQMLARYEGIIPALESSHAFAYALKRAKTAQEEGKDLNILVCLSGRGDKDVDHVRRTLDQNPELKLEKN from the coding sequence ATGACCAACCCATTCAACGGCGACACCGACGCCGCAGCCGGCGGAAAAACCATACTCCCCGCATACTACGGTGACTTCGGCGGACAATACGTCGCAGAATCACTCATCCCCGCACTCGACCAACTCGAAGCAGCCTTCGTCGAAGCGTGGAACGACCCCGAATTCATGGCCGAATACCGACGCCTCCTCCGCGACTACCTCGGCCGGCCAACACCCATCACGGAATGTTCGAATCTGCCGTTGCCGGCAGATTCGAGTGGGGCTAAGTCGAATAAGGCCGGGAACGTGCGGATCTTCCTCAAACGCGAAGACCTCGTCCACGGCGGCGCCCACAAAACCAACCAGGTAATCGGCCAAATCCTCCTGGCCAAAAAGATGGGCAAAAAACGCATCATCGCCGAAACCGGCGCCGGACAACACGGCACCGCCACCGCACTCGCATGCGCCCTCCTCGACATGGAATGCGTCATCTACATGGGCGCAAAAGACGTCGAAAGGCAACAACCCAACGTCTACCGCATGCGCCTCCACGGAGCCACCGTAGTCCCCGTCGACTCCGGCTCCGGCACCCTCAAAGACGCCGTCAACGAAGCACTACGCGACTGGACCGCAACCTTCCACACCTCCCACTACCTCCTGGGAACCGCGGCAGGACCACACCCATTCCCGCGCATCGTCAAAGACTTCCACCGCGTCATCTCCGAAGAAGCAAAAGCCCAGATGCTCGAACGCACCGGACGCCTTCCCGACGTTGTGACCGCATGCGTGGGCGGCGGCTCCAACGCCATCGGTATGTTCGCCGACTTCATCGACGAAGACGGCGTAGAACTTGTCGGCGCAGAACCCGGCGGCCTCGGCCTCGACTCCGGCAAGCACGGCGCAACCATCAACAACGGACAAATCGGCATCCTCCACGGCGCCAAGTCCTACCTCATGCGCAACTCCGACGGCCAAATCACCGAGTCCTACTCCATCTCCGCAGGCCTCGACTACCCAGGCGTCGGCCCAGAACACGCATACCTGCACGACTCCGGCCGCGCCACCTACGTGGGGATCACCGACGCCGAAGCACTGCAAGCATTCCAGATGCTCGCCCGCTACGAAGGCATCATCCCAGCGCTGGAATCCTCACACGCCTTCGCCTACGCCCTCAAACGCGCCAAAACCGCGCAAGAAGAAGGCAAAGACCTCAACATCCTGGTCTGCCTCTCCGGGCGCGGCGACAAAGACGTCGACCACGTCCGCCGCACCCTCGACCAGAACCCCGAGCTCAAGTTGGAGAAGAACTAA